Proteins from a genomic interval of Desulfuromonas thiophila:
- a CDS encoding DUF4388 domain-containing protein: MYGLTVDDGGRVALPQRVVARLRSHELRLQSHSPAHLTLVAQGGGEPCLTVTLGELGVADVLSFLNMFRKTGVLYLELADGGRQIFFQEGEIIFALSERVEEDLGETLCQTGRLDRATLAQVRSELTGEWTLAQLLVKKNLVAPRDLWLATRYQVETIVYGLFASDQQGGACFVAGDPGRDDIVRLSMSTQNLIMEGLRRVDERALYLRRLRSFEAQLSYSGRSPTDLAEEEKRLLSFIYGAPATVADLVVRSGLAEFDALRLLYQLAEKKMVDVAAAAPAPLTEDVAELVELFNELLRLLCQAVAQREFTAELQQALRVLPSPLRELFRGVVLAQDGSVDGRQLMRNLTGLEGLEQKRLLVDALSELVYLACGQARRLLGSQASGELTSRVQELVRRAQRLVAGGEEEER; the protein is encoded by the coding sequence ATGTATGGCCTGACCGTCGATGACGGTGGTCGTGTGGCCCTGCCGCAACGGGTCGTTGCCCGGTTGCGCAGCCACGAGTTGCGCTTGCAGAGCCATTCGCCGGCCCACCTCACCCTGGTGGCGCAGGGCGGTGGCGAGCCCTGTCTGACGGTGACCCTGGGAGAGCTTGGCGTTGCAGATGTGCTTTCGTTTCTCAATATGTTCCGCAAGACCGGAGTGCTTTATCTGGAGCTTGCGGATGGGGGCCGCCAGATTTTTTTTCAGGAAGGCGAGATCATTTTTGCCCTGAGTGAGCGGGTCGAGGAGGATCTGGGCGAGACGCTCTGCCAGACTGGCCGGCTGGATCGCGCCACTCTGGCGCAGGTCCGTAGCGAGCTGACGGGCGAATGGACCCTGGCCCAGCTGCTGGTGAAAAAGAACTTGGTAGCGCCACGCGATCTGTGGTTGGCGACCCGTTATCAGGTAGAGACCATCGTTTACGGCCTGTTTGCCAGTGATCAGCAGGGGGGAGCCTGCTTTGTGGCCGGTGATCCGGGGCGCGACGATATCGTGCGTCTGTCCATGAGCACGCAGAATCTGATCATGGAAGGCCTGCGTCGCGTCGATGAGCGGGCCCTGTATCTGCGCCGGTTGCGTTCCTTCGAGGCTCAGCTGTCCTACAGCGGCCGGTCACCGACCGATCTGGCCGAGGAGGAAAAGCGGCTGCTCAGTTTCATTTATGGCGCACCGGCAACCGTGGCGGACCTGGTGGTCCGCAGCGGTCTGGCGGAGTTCGATGCCCTGCGATTGCTGTATCAGCTGGCGGAGAAGAAGATGGTCGATGTCGCCGCGGCCGCGCCAGCGCCGCTGACCGAGGACGTGGCGGAACTGGTCGAACTGTTTAATGAATTGCTGCGGTTGCTGTGCCAGGCGGTGGCGCAGCGGGAATTTACTGCCGAATTGCAACAGGCTCTGCGGGTGTTGCCATCGCCGTTACGCGAACTGTTTCGGGGTGTGGTTCTGGCACAGGATGGCAGTGTCGATGGTCGGCAACTGATGCGTAACCTGACGGGTCTTGAAGGCTTGGAGCAAAAGCGCCTGCTGGTGGACGCCTTGAGCGAACTGGTATATCTGGCCTGTGGCCAGGCCCGTCGGTTGCTGGGCAGTCAGGCCAGTGGCGAGTTGACCAGCCGGGTGCAGGAACTGGTGCGCCGGGCGCAACGGCTGGTTGCGGGCGGGGAAGAGGAGGAACGATGA
- a CDS encoding proline--tRNA ligase produces MRLSQYLLPTVKETPADAEIASHQLMLRAGMIRRIAAGIYTYLPFGLRAVRKVEQIVREEMDRAGALELLMPMVIPAELWQESGRWQQYGRELLRLKDRKDAEFCLGPTHEEVITDVVRGTVKSYRQLPLNLYQIQGKFRDEIRPRFGLMRGREFIMKDAYSFDLDSAGADSAYERMYLAYQRIFKRCGLQFRAVEADTGNIGGSSSHEFMVLAASGEDAIVSCDSCDYAANVEKAQVRLPAGPRPAATQALELVATPGRKTVEEVAAFLGIELWRLVKTLLLQTDSGERLAVLLRGDHSLNTIKLCRLLGCQQVQLLDEAEVQQLSGAPAGFAGPLGLACRIIADRELSLLADFVVGANQADHHYRGVNLERDLQIGEFADLRQAQAGDGCPRCAGHLQAWRGIEVGHVFKLGTKYSEALGATVLNAEGREEPLVMGCYGIGIGRTVASAIEQNHDENGIIFPMPIAPYQVLIVLLNPKEDAAREAAQQLYDQLLQAGVEVLFDDRDERPGSKFKDADLLGIPMRVTVGGRSLKEGVIEVQARADGQQWRLTQAETADWLCCQVRQALAES; encoded by the coding sequence ATGCGTCTTAGCCAGTACCTGTTGCCGACTGTCAAGGAAACCCCGGCCGATGCCGAAATTGCCAGCCATCAGCTGATGTTGCGGGCCGGCATGATCCGTCGCATCGCCGCTGGTATCTATACCTACCTGCCCTTTGGTCTGCGCGCCGTGCGCAAGGTCGAGCAGATCGTGCGCGAGGAAATGGATCGTGCTGGAGCACTGGAACTGCTGATGCCGATGGTGATTCCCGCCGAGTTGTGGCAGGAGTCAGGTCGCTGGCAGCAGTACGGTCGTGAACTTCTGCGCCTGAAGGATCGCAAGGACGCTGAATTCTGCCTTGGTCCGACCCATGAAGAGGTGATTACCGATGTGGTGCGTGGTACCGTGAAATCCTATCGCCAGCTGCCGCTGAACCTTTACCAGATTCAGGGCAAGTTCCGCGACGAGATCCGGCCGCGCTTCGGTCTGATGCGTGGTCGTGAATTCATCATGAAGGATGCCTATTCCTTCGATCTCGATTCCGCCGGTGCCGATAGCGCCTACGAGCGCATGTACCTTGCCTATCAGCGCATCTTTAAACGCTGTGGCCTGCAGTTCCGCGCCGTCGAGGCCGATACCGGCAATATCGGCGGCTCCTCATCTCATGAATTCATGGTGCTGGCGGCTTCGGGCGAGGACGCCATTGTGTCCTGCGACAGCTGCGACTATGCCGCCAATGTTGAAAAGGCCCAGGTGCGCCTGCCGGCCGGGCCGCGTCCGGCGGCGACGCAGGCACTGGAACTGGTGGCAACGCCCGGCCGCAAGACGGTAGAGGAGGTGGCCGCGTTTCTGGGGATCGAACTGTGGCGTCTGGTCAAGACCCTGCTGCTGCAGACCGACAGCGGTGAGCGGTTGGCAGTGCTGTTGCGTGGCGACCACAGCCTCAATACCATCAAGCTGTGCCGTCTGCTGGGCTGTCAGCAGGTGCAGCTGCTCGACGAGGCGGAGGTGCAGCAGTTGAGTGGTGCGCCGGCCGGCTTTGCCGGACCGCTGGGGCTGGCCTGTCGCATTATCGCTGACCGCGAACTGAGTCTGCTGGCTGATTTTGTTGTTGGCGCCAACCAGGCCGATCACCACTATCGGGGGGTGAATCTGGAGCGCGATCTGCAGATTGGCGAGTTTGCCGATCTGCGTCAGGCTCAGGCCGGCGATGGCTGCCCGCGCTGTGCTGGGCATCTGCAGGCCTGGCGCGGCATCGAGGTCGGACATGTGTTCAAGCTGGGCACCAAATATTCCGAGGCCCTGGGCGCCACCGTGCTCAATGCCGAGGGGCGCGAGGAGCCCTTGGTGATGGGCTGTTACGGCATTGGTATCGGTCGCACCGTGGCCTCGGCCATTGAGCAGAATCATGATGAAAACGGCATCATTTTTCCCATGCCCATCGCTCCGTACCAGGTGCTGATTGTGCTGCTCAACCCCAAGGAGGATGCGGCGCGCGAGGCGGCCCAGCAGCTGTACGATCAATTGCTGCAGGCGGGAGTCGAAGTGCTGTTCGATGATCGTGACGAGCGTCCCGGCAGCAAGTTCAAGGATGCGGATTTGCTTGGTATTCCGATGCGGGTGACCGTGGGCGGACGGAGTCTCAAGGAGGGGGTTATCGAGGTGCAGGCCCGTGCCGATGGCCAGCAGTGGCGGCTGACACAGGCCGAAACGGCCGACTGGCTGTGCTGCCAGGTGCGTCAGGCGCTGGCGGAGTCCTAG
- the rpmG gene encoding 50S ribosomal protein L33 has protein sequence MASDIITLACTECKQRNYTTTKNKRNLPDRLEFKKYCRFDRRHTLHRETK, from the coding sequence ATGGCATCAGATATTATCACGCTGGCCTGCACCGAGTGTAAGCAGCGCAATTACACGACTACCAAAAATAAACGCAATCTGCCGGATCGACTTGAGTTTAAAAAGTACTGTCGTTTTGACCGGCGTCATACCCTGCATCGGGAGACCAAGTAG
- the rlmD gene encoding 23S rRNA (uracil(1939)-C(5))-methyltransferase RlmD → MAQTRPNKRIPRRPAQPPRRITIESLNGDGLGVVREDGKELLVAGVLPGEEVIVRVEHEGQHRRSALLLKVTRPHADRVAPPCPRFPRCPGCPLLHLSYAAQCDFKTDQLRQALALYPELAGQAIAPLWQAPEPLGYRTTAKLALAKVQGKALVGLYQRGSHRVIDIGDCPQQHPLINRIAQALREEIEHQKLHVYNPISQRGLLRYLAVRVSPLHNRALVTLVGTERNLRDFTHLAKWLQKKVPEIIGVHLNINPSSGNVVFSNNNLRLLGVDSLFDQIGDVRLQLSPTSFFQVNHAQAARIYRQIADWAGLTEGKTALDLYGGVGGIALHLARRGGQVLGIEINPQACDNARAAASHNRLSNCRFINADAAEAAADLVTEGQVIDVAVVNPPRSGCDAAVLEALGQLRPAQLIYLSCHPHSLARDLHQLLAQGYTLDCLQPIDMFPQTPHVETLVRLRLQP, encoded by the coding sequence ATGGCCCAGACCCGACCGAACAAACGCATTCCCCGCCGCCCGGCGCAACCGCCCCGCCGCATTACCATCGAATCGCTCAATGGCGACGGCCTTGGCGTCGTCCGTGAAGACGGCAAGGAACTGCTGGTCGCCGGAGTGCTGCCGGGCGAGGAGGTCATTGTGCGGGTCGAGCACGAAGGCCAACACCGCCGCAGCGCCCTGCTGCTCAAGGTGACCCGCCCCCATGCCGATCGGGTCGCGCCGCCCTGCCCGCGTTTTCCACGCTGTCCCGGCTGCCCGCTGCTGCACCTGTCCTATGCCGCCCAGTGCGACTTCAAGACCGACCAGCTGCGCCAGGCGCTGGCACTCTATCCGGAACTGGCCGGACAGGCCATCGCACCCCTGTGGCAGGCACCGGAACCGCTCGGCTACCGCACCACCGCCAAACTGGCCCTGGCCAAGGTACAGGGCAAGGCCCTGGTCGGTCTGTACCAGCGCGGCAGCCATCGGGTGATCGATATTGGCGACTGCCCGCAGCAGCATCCCCTGATCAACCGCATTGCCCAGGCCCTGCGCGAGGAAATCGAGCACCAGAAGCTGCATGTCTACAACCCCATCAGCCAGCGCGGCCTGCTGCGTTATCTGGCCGTGCGGGTCAGCCCGCTGCACAACAGGGCGCTGGTGACGCTGGTCGGCACGGAACGCAACCTGCGTGACTTCACCCACCTGGCCAAGTGGCTGCAGAAAAAGGTGCCTGAAATCATCGGCGTGCATCTCAACATCAACCCGTCGAGCGGCAATGTGGTATTCAGCAACAACAACCTGCGGCTGCTCGGCGTCGACAGCCTGTTCGACCAGATCGGCGATGTACGGCTGCAACTCTCGCCAACCTCGTTCTTTCAGGTCAATCATGCCCAGGCGGCGCGCATCTACCGCCAGATTGCCGACTGGGCGGGCCTGACAGAAGGCAAAACAGCTCTTGACCTTTACGGCGGCGTCGGTGGTATTGCCCTGCATCTGGCCCGCCGCGGCGGCCAGGTCCTCGGCATCGAAATCAACCCGCAAGCCTGCGACAATGCCCGCGCCGCCGCCAGCCACAACCGCCTGAGCAACTGCCGCTTCATCAATGCCGATGCCGCCGAGGCCGCCGCCGATCTGGTGACCGAAGGTCAGGTCATCGATGTCGCCGTCGTCAATCCGCCACGCAGCGGCTGCGACGCCGCCGTACTCGAAGCCCTCGGCCAGCTGCGACCAGCGCAGCTGATCTATCTGTCGTGCCATCCGCACAGTCTGGCGCGTGACCTGCACCAGCTGCTGGCCCAAGGCTACACCCTGGACTGCCTCCAGCCCATCGACATGTTTCCCCAGACACCCCATGTTGAAACCCTGGTGCGTCTGCGCCTTCAACCCTGA
- the secE gene encoding preprotein translocase subunit SecE, whose protein sequence is MGKIAGFLGNVRHELVKVTWPSKKDTYASTFVVIAFVLLIAVFLWGVDTLLSTLVRTLLSR, encoded by the coding sequence GTGGGAAAAATAGCAGGTTTTCTGGGCAATGTGCGTCACGAACTGGTCAAGGTTACCTGGCCAAGCAAAAAAGACACCTACGCTTCGACTTTTGTTGTCATCGCCTTCGTGCTGCTGATCGCCGTGTTTCTCTGGGGTGTCGATACCCTGTTGTCGACCCTGGTCAGAACCCTTCTCAGTCGATAG
- the pyrF gene encoding orotidine-5'-phosphate decarboxylase yields MKERLIFALDVEDGATALAWVERLRAEVGLFKVGKQLFTSAGPELVRRIVLNGGQVFLDLKYHDIPNTVAKAAIEALRLGVSMLNVHALGGMTMMQTMSAQVRQIAAAEGRPCPLLLAVTILTSASQSDLQAVGIDRPVTEMVVRLAQLAQAAGLDGVVASAQEAPLIRQACGPDFVIVTPGVRPVASAVDDQQRIMTPAAALAAGADYLVVGRPIATASDPVQAARAIVTEMASSASA; encoded by the coding sequence ATGAAGGAACGGTTGATTTTTGCCCTTGATGTTGAGGATGGCGCCACGGCGTTGGCCTGGGTGGAGCGGCTTAGGGCTGAGGTGGGTCTGTTCAAGGTGGGCAAGCAGCTTTTTACCAGCGCTGGCCCCGAGCTAGTGAGGCGTATCGTCCTCAATGGCGGCCAGGTATTCCTTGATCTGAAATATCACGACATTCCCAATACGGTCGCCAAGGCCGCCATTGAGGCGCTGCGGTTGGGGGTGTCCATGCTGAATGTCCATGCCCTGGGCGGCATGACCATGATGCAGACCATGAGTGCACAGGTGCGCCAGATCGCGGCTGCGGAAGGGCGGCCCTGCCCGCTGTTGTTGGCGGTGACCATTCTGACATCGGCCTCACAGTCCGACTTGCAGGCGGTTGGGATTGACCGGCCGGTTACTGAAATGGTGGTGCGCTTGGCGCAGCTGGCTCAAGCTGCTGGACTGGATGGGGTGGTGGCTTCGGCTCAGGAGGCGCCCCTGATCCGGCAGGCCTGTGGACCGGACTTTGTGATTGTTACGCCGGGGGTTCGGCCCGTGGCCAGTGCGGTTGATGATCAGCAGCGCATCATGACGCCTGCTGCGGCGTTGGCGGCTGGTGCCGACTATCTGGTAGTGGGGCGGCCCATTGCCACGGCGTCTGATCCGGTGCAGGCAGCCCGGGCGATAGTGACGGAAATGGCCAGTTCGGCAAGCGCATGA
- the rlmB gene encoding 23S rRNA (guanosine(2251)-2'-O)-methyltransferase RlmB gives MSDDQLLYGINPVQAALQQAGRVKELLLVEAELSERLAQLAAQAQQSSVRLRRLPRAELDRLCGGDRHQGVVARVAAVQTQRLEPLLAQLRQPTALVLVLDGVTDPHNFGALIRSAAAAGCQAVVYGRDRSCPLTATVARAAAGCLERVALCPVVNLSRALRQLKEAGLWVYGLAGEQAVSLYGTDLAGPVALVVGAEGKGLRPAVRSECDQLLCIPMAAAVESLNVSVAAAVALFEVVRQRVAAGGGQEK, from the coding sequence ATGAGCGACGACCAGCTGTTGTATGGTATCAATCCGGTGCAGGCGGCCCTGCAGCAGGCCGGCCGCGTCAAGGAGCTGCTGCTGGTGGAGGCGGAGCTGAGCGAACGACTGGCACAGCTTGCTGCTCAGGCGCAGCAGTCATCCGTGCGGCTTCGACGACTGCCCCGGGCGGAGTTGGACCGGCTCTGTGGCGGTGATCGGCACCAGGGTGTCGTGGCTCGGGTGGCGGCGGTGCAGACACAGCGGCTGGAGCCGCTGCTGGCGCAGTTGCGTCAGCCGACCGCGCTGGTGCTGGTGCTGGATGGCGTCACCGATCCGCACAACTTTGGTGCATTGATCCGCAGTGCGGCGGCCGCCGGCTGTCAGGCGGTGGTCTACGGCCGCGACCGATCCTGTCCGTTGACGGCGACAGTGGCCCGGGCGGCCGCCGGCTGCCTGGAGCGGGTGGCCCTGTGCCCCGTTGTAAATCTGAGCCGAGCCCTGCGCCAGCTCAAGGAAGCTGGGCTGTGGGTTTATGGCCTGGCAGGAGAGCAGGCTGTCTCGTTGTATGGCACCGATCTGGCGGGTCCGGTGGCGCTGGTGGTGGGTGCCGAGGGGAAGGGGTTGCGGCCTGCCGTGCGCAGCGAGTGCGATCAGCTGCTGTGCATACCGATGGCGGCGGCGGTAGAGTCGCTCAATGTGTCGGTAGCCGCGGCCGTTGCCCTGTTCGAGGTGGTGCGTCAGCGCGTTGCTGCTGGTGGCGGGCAGGAAAAGTAA
- the tuf gene encoding elongation factor Tu, translating into MSKEKFERKKPHVNIGTIGHVDHGKTTLTAAITKVMAGQGLAQMRAFDQIDNAPEERERGITIATSHVEYETVNRHYAHVDCPGHADYVKNMITGAAQMDGAILVVSAADGPMPQTREHILLARQVGVPAIVVFLNKADMVDDAELMELVELEVRELLSAYDFPGDDIPIVPGSALKALECATGEAAEEPILELMRQVDSYIPEPERAIDQPFLMPVEDVFSISGRGTVATGRIERGVIKVQEEVEIVGMKATSKTTVTGVEMFRKLLDQGQAGDNVGVLLRGVKREDIERGQVLAKPGSIKPHTKFKAEAYILTKEEGGRHTPFFKGYRPQFYFRTTDVTGIVELPEGVEMVMPGDNIAMTVELITPIAMDKELRFAIREGGRTVGAGVVSEILG; encoded by the coding sequence ATGTCCAAGGAAAAATTTGAGCGTAAGAAACCGCACGTCAATATCGGCACCATTGGTCACGTCGACCATGGCAAGACGACTCTGACCGCCGCCATCACCAAGGTCATGGCTGGCCAGGGCCTGGCTCAGATGCGCGCCTTTGACCAGATCGACAACGCCCCGGAAGAGCGTGAGCGCGGCATCACCATCGCCACCTCCCACGTGGAATATGAAACAGTCAATCGGCACTATGCCCACGTTGACTGCCCTGGCCACGCCGACTACGTCAAGAACATGATCACCGGAGCCGCCCAGATGGACGGCGCCATCCTGGTCGTGTCCGCCGCAGATGGCCCCATGCCGCAGACCCGTGAGCATATCCTGCTTGCCCGCCAGGTCGGCGTGCCCGCCATCGTCGTATTCCTCAACAAGGCCGACATGGTCGACGACGCCGAACTGATGGAGCTGGTCGAACTGGAAGTTCGCGAGCTGCTCAGCGCCTACGACTTCCCCGGTGACGATATTCCCATCGTGCCCGGCAGCGCCCTCAAGGCCCTCGAATGCGCCACCGGCGAAGCCGCCGAAGAACCCATCCTCGAGCTTATGCGCCAGGTCGACAGCTACATCCCCGAGCCCGAGCGCGCCATCGACCAGCCGTTCCTGATGCCCGTAGAAGACGTCTTCTCCATCTCAGGTCGCGGCACCGTCGCTACCGGTCGTATTGAGCGTGGCGTCATCAAGGTGCAGGAAGAAGTCGAGATCGTCGGCATGAAGGCCACCAGCAAAACCACCGTCACCGGTGTCGAGATGTTCCGCAAGCTGCTCGATCAGGGTCAGGCCGGCGACAACGTTGGCGTGCTGCTGCGCGGCGTCAAGCGCGAAGACATCGAGCGCGGCCAAGTGCTCGCCAAGCCCGGCAGCATCAAGCCGCACACCAAATTCAAAGCCGAAGCCTACATTCTGACCAAAGAAGAAGGCGGACGCCATACACCGTTCTTCAAGGGCTACCGGCCGCAGTTCTACTTCCGTACCACCGACGTGACCGGCATTGTAGAGCTGCCCGAAGGTGTTGAGATGGTAATGCCCGGCGACAACATCGCCATGACCGTCGAACTGATCACCCCCATCGCCATGGACAAGGAACTGCGCTTCGCCATCCGCGAAGGTGGTCGGACTGTCGGCGCGGGTGTCGTCAGCGAAATTCTTGGTTAG
- the ispG gene encoding flavodoxin-dependent (E)-4-hydroxy-3-methylbut-2-enyl-diphosphate synthase: MATIETCSPRRQRTRQLQVGAVAVGGGAPVTVQSMCNTDTRDVAATLAQIAALVAAGCEIVRVAVPDAEAAAALPALVRGCAVPLVADIHFDYRLALQALTAGVACLRINPGNIGARWKVAEVVAACRERAVPIRIGVNGGSLEKSLLEKHGHASAAALVESALGHIRILEDLDYPQLKVSLKASDVPRTLAAYRQLAGQVDYPLHIGITEAGTTWAGTIKSAVGLGALLCDGLGDTLRVSLTGDPVEEVRVGWQILKAAGLRQRGPVFVSCPTCGRCQIDLIPLAEEVERRLAGLRLPLTIAVMGCVVNGPGEAREADLGIAGGRDVGLLFRQGQVLRRLPQAQLADALVAEALALERELLAAQGH; encoded by the coding sequence ATGGCAACAATAGAAACCTGCTCGCCTCGGCGCCAGCGTACCCGTCAGCTGCAGGTGGGCGCGGTGGCCGTTGGCGGTGGCGCGCCGGTAACGGTGCAGTCCATGTGCAATACCGATACCCGCGATGTCGCCGCCACCCTGGCGCAGATTGCGGCACTGGTGGCGGCTGGCTGCGAGATCGTGCGGGTCGCCGTCCCCGATGCCGAAGCCGCGGCGGCCCTGCCGGCGCTGGTGCGGGGCTGCGCCGTGCCGCTGGTGGCCGACATTCATTTTGACTATCGCCTGGCGCTGCAGGCGCTGACGGCCGGTGTGGCCTGTCTGCGGATCAATCCCGGCAATATCGGCGCGCGCTGGAAGGTGGCCGAGGTGGTGGCCGCCTGCCGGGAACGGGCCGTGCCCATCCGTATTGGTGTCAACGGCGGTTCGCTGGAAAAGTCACTGCTGGAAAAGCATGGCCATGCCAGCGCCGCCGCCTTGGTGGAAAGTGCCCTTGGCCACATCCGCATTCTCGAAGACCTCGATTATCCCCAGCTCAAGGTCAGCCTTAAGGCCTCTGACGTGCCGCGTACCCTGGCCGCTTACCGCCAGCTGGCGGGGCAGGTCGATTATCCGCTGCACATCGGCATTACCGAGGCTGGCACTACCTGGGCCGGCACCATCAAGAGCGCCGTTGGTCTTGGCGCCCTGCTGTGCGACGGACTGGGTGACACCCTGCGGGTGTCTCTCACGGGCGATCCGGTGGAGGAGGTGCGGGTTGGCTGGCAGATTCTCAAGGCTGCCGGCCTGCGCCAGCGCGGCCCGGTGTTTGTCAGCTGTCCGACCTGCGGTCGTTGCCAGATTGATCTGATCCCGCTGGCTGAAGAGGTGGAACGGCGCCTGGCCGGTCTGCGTCTGCCGCTGACCATTGCCGTGATGGGATGTGTCGTCAATGGGCCGGGTGAGGCGCGCGAGGCCGATCTGGGCATTGCCGGCGGCCGCGATGTCGGCCTGCTGTTCCGCCAGGGACAGGTACTGCGGCGCCTGCCGCAGGCGCAACTGGCCGATGCCCTGGTGGCCGAGGCCCTGGCGCTGGAGCGGGAACTGCTGGCGGCGCAAGGGCATTAG
- the yedF gene encoding sulfurtransferase-like selenium metabolism protein YedF yields MKILDCRQLQCPQPVLETRKHLLDHPGEPVTVLVADSIAQANVSRLAEREGYQVQAQVTPDGIELQLRLDNDLACQIAPAAAEPAEALDPQLIAYIASNAMGRGSEELGQLLMRNFLFTLAGQRPLPKALLLVNSGVQLACAESPTLEALQNMATAGVDIAVCGLCLEFFQLKDQLAVGRVSNMLETIETLSAANRVLSP; encoded by the coding sequence ATGAAGATTCTGGACTGCCGGCAGCTCCAGTGTCCCCAGCCGGTCCTGGAAACCCGCAAGCACCTGCTTGACCACCCGGGCGAACCCGTCACCGTACTGGTGGCCGACAGCATCGCCCAGGCCAACGTCAGCCGGCTGGCCGAGCGCGAGGGCTATCAGGTTCAGGCGCAGGTCACTCCCGACGGCATCGAACTGCAGTTGCGTCTTGATAACGATCTTGCCTGCCAGATCGCGCCCGCAGCGGCCGAGCCGGCAGAAGCCCTCGACCCGCAACTGATTGCCTATATCGCCAGCAACGCCATGGGCCGCGGCAGCGAGGAACTCGGCCAACTGCTGATGCGCAACTTCCTCTTTACCCTGGCCGGCCAGCGTCCCCTGCCCAAAGCCCTGTTGCTGGTCAACAGCGGCGTCCAGCTGGCCTGCGCGGAATCACCTACCCTTGAAGCCCTGCAAAATATGGCAACCGCCGGCGTCGACATCGCGGTCTGCGGCCTGTGTCTGGAGTTTTTCCAACTGAAGGATCAGCTGGCCGTCGGGCGGGTTTCCAACATGCTCGAAACCATCGAAACCCTCAGCGC
- a CDS encoding AAA family ATPase encodes MKETLSLANLVQHILAGTSLLCIGTGNEQRSIRLIQAAVERGVKEVNGIRQWDCVRGFADGDSTTDPTAALRQAVDQPGPAIYVFSDLHWFWHDSPALLRLLSDCAQQRPVTRKCLIFLCPPGSNLPEALQPLLVQLEHALPGAAELAAFLEGSRANDPFMDRLLGETDALKQLVSAALGLDLLRLERALRLARVSKTNQLDEVVNALHLDKKRAVEQAGVLEFVDNRLTPDQVGGMENLKRWMEKRERAFGTEELARGENLPKGVLLMGISGCGKSLFVKAIAARWHLPLLRLDMATVYEGTYGSPERSLHQACALAEAMAPCVLWIDELESGISEQGFKSAGGSASRVLGYFLTWMQEKQAPVFVAATANAIEMLPAEVLRKGRFDEIFYIALPGLKERRTIFDIHLRAQGQQPEAFDIDTLAHSSRGFSGAEIEQAVASAKFEALAQQRPMSQRDIMEALGKTVPISVTMAEQIKRIEAWAFKRAVPASEAAE; translated from the coding sequence ATGAAGGAAACCCTCAGCCTGGCCAATCTGGTGCAACATATCCTGGCCGGCACCAGTCTGCTGTGCATTGGCACCGGCAACGAGCAGCGCAGCATCCGCCTGATTCAGGCCGCCGTCGAACGCGGTGTCAAAGAGGTGAACGGCATCCGCCAATGGGACTGTGTGCGCGGTTTTGCCGACGGTGACAGCACCACCGACCCGACGGCCGCCCTGCGCCAGGCCGTCGATCAGCCGGGACCGGCCATCTACGTCTTCAGCGATCTGCACTGGTTCTGGCACGACAGCCCGGCGCTCCTGCGGCTGCTCAGCGACTGTGCCCAGCAACGTCCCGTCACACGCAAGTGTCTGATCTTTCTTTGCCCACCGGGCAGCAATCTGCCCGAAGCACTGCAACCGCTGCTGGTACAACTGGAACACGCCCTGCCAGGCGCGGCCGAACTGGCGGCTTTTCTCGAAGGCAGCCGTGCCAACGATCCCTTCATGGATCGTCTGCTTGGCGAAACGGACGCCCTCAAGCAGTTGGTCAGCGCCGCTCTCGGTCTCGACCTGCTGCGCCTTGAACGCGCCCTGCGGCTGGCACGGGTAAGCAAGACCAATCAGCTCGACGAGGTGGTCAATGCCCTGCACCTCGACAAGAAGCGCGCCGTCGAACAGGCTGGCGTACTCGAATTTGTTGACAACCGGCTCACCCCGGACCAGGTCGGCGGCATGGAAAATCTCAAGCGCTGGATGGAAAAGCGCGAAAGAGCCTTCGGCACCGAAGAGTTGGCGCGGGGTGAAAACCTGCCCAAAGGCGTGCTGCTGATGGGCATCAGCGGCTGCGGCAAGAGTCTGTTCGTCAAGGCCATTGCCGCTCGCTGGCATCTGCCGCTGTTGCGCCTCGACATGGCGACTGTCTACGAAGGCACCTACGGTTCGCCCGAACGCAGCCTGCACCAGGCCTGCGCCCTGGCCGAGGCCATGGCGCCCTGCGTGTTGTGGATCGATGAACTGGAATCGGGCATTTCCGAGCAGGGCTTCAAGTCGGCCGGCGGCAGCGCTTCGCGCGTGCTCGGCTATTTCCTCACCTGGATGCAGGAAAAACAGGCCCCGGTATTCGTCGCCGCCACGGCCAATGCCATCGAAATGCTGCCGGCCGAGGTGCTGCGCAAGGGCCGCTTCGACGAAATCTTCTACATCGCCCTGCCGGGGCTGAAGGAACGCCGCACGATTTTCGATATCCACCTGCGCGCCCAGGGCCAGCAGCCCGAAGCCTTCGACATCGACACCCTGGCCCACTCAAGCCGGGGTTTTTCCGGCGCCGAGATCGAGCAAGCCGTGGCCAGCGCCAAATTCGAGGCCCTGGCCCAGCAACGACCCATGAGCCAGCGCGACATCATGGAGGCCCTCGGCAAAACCGTCCCCATTTCTGTTACCATGGCCGAGCAGATCAAACGCATTGAGGCCTGGGCCTTCAAGCGCGCCGTGCCGGCCAGCGAGGCTGCCGAATAG